The sequence below is a genomic window from Pongo abelii isolate AG06213 chromosome 15, NHGRI_mPonAbe1-v2.0_pri, whole genome shotgun sequence.
GGTACTCAAGGCTATCTTTGTTCACTGCCTTCTTGCCCTTGTGTAAGGGGCCAGCCGGGGAGGGCGCCTTCAGGAGGGGACTGCAGGGGGGTGCGGCGGTGGCCAAAGGGGCCTGGAGGGGAAGGCACGGAGAGACGGAGAGGTGAGGGCTGGCCAGGAGGCAGAGCGGAGGCGGGGCGGGAATCTCGGCAGCCAGGTCACACTTGCTGCGTCAAAGGAATACAGGAATACAGAGCCAGCTCCTGTCTCTCAGGTCAAAACTATCATCGCTCTGCTTCTGGGAGATGGTGACGCAGATGCACAGGGTCCTCTGCTTGAGACGAAAACTCCCTTTTATGTTctcacactttctttctttctttttttgtaaagatggagacttgctatgttgcccaggctggtctccaacccctggccttaagcgaccctcctgctttggcctcccaaagcgctgggattacaggcatgagccacgacacccagccaATGTTCTCACACTTTCTGAGTACACTTTCCCTCAATCTGTCTTGAGTCTCCCGTTCTATGACCAGTAGACATTTCTTACAGAAGCAGGCGGCAGAGAAACAGGAGGAGGGGGCATGGTGAGCAGCAGAGAGGCCGGCGCGGGGCGGGGCCTGAGATCAAGTAGGTCAGCTTGCCACAGGGGCTTCGGGTGGGGATTCAGGGTGGGAATGAATTcacagggaaggaaagggaggtcATGGTGCGGTGTGAACACAGAGGACTGTGGGTTGGGTCCATTTCACAGAGCAACACCAAACACAGACTCAGCAGCATGAGCAGGGGCACAGGGTTCTGTCCACACCAGCCTCTCCAGCCCCGGGCAGAAGGGAGGAGGGCTGGCCTGCTCTTACCTTGAGAACGCGCAGAGGCTGGCCGGGTGCTGCCAGAGTTGGGGGCAGGTGCATGGCTGTCTGCCCACAGTGTGCCACTTGGTACTGCAGGGGATTGTAGCTGCCTCGGCTGGCAGCTCGGCTGCCCTCTGGCCCCCGGGGCTCCTCCTTCACCGCCACAGCCCTGGGGTCGTAGCTCCCTGGGCTGCTGTAGATGCCAGGCCCCAGCGCCTTCCTGTCTGGACCGAAGGTATGTGAAGGGTAGGCAAAGGGCCGAGGGTCAGGCGGCAAGTAGTGGGGGAAGGCAGGGGTTCCGGGGCCCTTGAGGCCTCTGGCCTCAGGCGCTGGCTTCACGGCAAAGAGATCGGAGAGAAGCTGCTCTTCCCCAGACTCGATGTAGGCGGAGAGGTCAATGGAGGCCTCATGCTCACACATGTCCGCTAGCTCCCCGGGCCCAGCTCGGCCCCCTGAGAACTCGAGTGGCTGCTGGCCACCTCGGGGCTCACACTCGTAGTAGGTCCCGTGGGACATGGCCGGCCCGCCCCCTCGGCTCCCCGCCCCCACCTGCTCTTGAGGCACCCCTTGGGGTGCTCCGGCTGccctctctctacctcctcctgACCTGGGTCTGCCCtctctcgatctcctgccctggACCTGCCCTCTgcagtctcctctgtcacccactCCTGTGtggcctctctcccctctctgctctgcttccttttccttcctctgtaGTCAAtgcctctcttctcttcccttttttcccctctctccccttGGGGTGACTCAGGGAGGGGCAGGACACACCCCAGAGGGAGAGATGTAAGCCTTAGAGAAAGGCGACTCCTGGCCTATTCAGCAGTTGGGGACACTCCTTGGTCAGGGACCAAACCAGGGTTCTGGAGATGCCAGAAGCTGATGCTTCTGGGAATGCCTCTCCACTCCCTGCTGGGAGCCCAGGGGACTCCAAATCCTTGCAGAGGGCAACACCCCACTCTGAGCAACCTCCTCCCTCCAACTTTGAAAAAGTTCTATGCAGAATGAGGTTCCAAGTTAGAGTGAAGAGAGAAAGCCCTCTTCCAGTGCCGACCCTCAGTTGGGTCTCACCTCCTCCCTCGACACGCCTTCCTCTGGCTCTCCCCTGCTGCTGGGCTCCACCTACCCCCAAGAGACAGTTTCTTTTGTAGCCCCACCTCCCAGAGCATTCTCTGAGTGTAGGCCAGGGTTTGTTTTGTGAGGGGTCTAGGGAATAGTGATAGGTCCTAGGAACAAGCTATGCATGGGAGCCTGCGTGGTGCTCCAGAGTATGCTCATTTGCTAGGTTTTTGCACAGGGGCTGTGCAATAGCCCAAATATTAGTGCGTTTCCAGCCCTAGCTACCTTTAGCAGCCTGGTACAGTTCCTAACTCCCTGGGCTTGGCTGAAGCCCCTGATCAGGACTTGGACCTTGCACCGCAGGTCTAGGCAGGCTGCTGCCCTCGGAATAGACAGCCATAATCCTCCGGTGGCTCCAGCACTTCTCTCTTCCAGCTGCTCTGTGCTGCAAGAGGCTCAGGCTGGTGCTTTGCCCCTCACCCTGGGCCTGAGGCTCTGCCTCTGGTTTCCTGTGCCCTGGGCTGCAGGGCTTAGGAGCTTGCTGCAGCTCGTTTGCTGTCTTTCCTTTTGCATGGCCGCTCTCTGATCTCCAATGCGTGTCTCTTGGGTCTACTTCCTCTTGTGAGGTTTGAGAAGCCTCTTATGTCATCACCTCTTCCTGGGGCTCTGTTTTAGGGTCTCCAGGAGAAGCCCATGGCTCCCTCTCTGCAATTCTTGGTTCTGTGCTGGctctcctcttcccttttctctttcctttgggAACTCCCCACTACCTCCTTTCAGAGACACCTGCTCTGGTCCTGCTTTTGCCTGTTGAATTTCATCTCCAGAAGGGATCGTAGGTCCAGTGGGGGGGGAAGGACACATAGAAGTGTTACTGGCTCTTTTATGACCAGCAAGTGCTATGGGTGCCCCAGAGGGACCAGAAGTTTTTGTAAGTTGGGCCAAACAAAGGCTGGTTCACTGTGAGTGGGCCACAGTGGGACAAGTGCAGAGAGGATGTGTGTCGCAttgaacattaaaattttaaagatgtatATTCTGGTTAGCATATTCCTTCCATCCTCCCTACCCCAACACCTACCCCAGATGCTCTCTGTGCATGACTTGAGACATGGCCAGATATGCTTTATCTGAAAGCTCATTGACCTAGTGTGGGGAGATCTGCGTGCATCCCAGAGACAGATGTCAGGAATTAGGGAGAGTTCTCCATTTCAAAGCTGAGCTCTCAGTTTGGTGGCAGTGCTTGTGTTGACCACCAGGTGGCAATATTGGCCCCAATATTTCGGACTTGGAGGGCTGCTGCGGTCCG
It includes:
- the CEBPE gene encoding CCAAT/enhancer-binding protein epsilon, which translates into the protein MSHGTYYECEPRGGQQPLEFSGGRAGPGELADMCEHEASIDLSAYIESGEEQLLSDLFAVKPAPEARGLKGPGTPAFPHYLPPDPRPFAYPSHTFGPDRKALGPGIYSSPGSYDPRAVAVKEEPRGPEGSRAASRGSYNPLQYQVAHCGQTAMHLPPTLAAPGQPLRVLKAPLATAAPPCSPLLKAPSPAGPLHKGKKAVNKDSLEYRLRRERNNIAVRKSRDKAKRRILETQQKVLEYMAENERLRSRVEQLTQELDTLRNLFRQIPEAANLIKGVGGCS